In one Carassius carassius chromosome 12, fCarCar2.1, whole genome shotgun sequence genomic region, the following are encoded:
- the LOC132155319 gene encoding RNA binding protein fox-1 homolog 2-like isoform X1, which yields MTNKKMVSPYANGEGLSTLPYAGWKLSPMMSAMYAPELYAVPGFPYPTSAAAAAAASTAATLRGAHHLRGRGRPVYGAVRAAVPQPAIQAYPGVVYQDGFYGATELYSGYTAYRYTQPTAVASPTAAAAAAAAAYSDSYGRMYAADPYAAALAASPAAAAAAAYGVGAMATLYRGGYSRFSPY from the exons ATGACCAATAAGAAGATGGTTAGCCCGTATGCTAACGGAGAAGGCCTCAGCACGCTGCCCTACG CGGGGTGGAAGTTGAGTCCTATGATGAGTGCGATGTACGCACCGGAGCTCTACGCAG TTCCAGGGTTTCCGTATCCCACCAGCGCCGCCGCAGCAGCCGCAGCATCCACCGCTGCGACCCTCAGAGGAGCGCATCACCTGCGGGGTCGAGGCCGGCCTGTGTACGGAGCGGTGCGCGCCGCGGTCCCTCAGCCGGCCATACAGGCCTACCCCGG TGTGGTGTACCAGGATGGGTTTTATGGAGCTACAGAACTGTAT AGCGGCTACACTGCGTATCGTTACACTCAGCCGACGGCGGTAGCGAGTCCAACAGCAGCAGCGGCAGCGGCGGCGGCAGCCTACAGCGACAG CTACGGTCGCATGTACGCAGCAGATCCGTACGCGGCTGCGCTAGCGGCTTCTCCAGCGGCGGCGGCGGCAGCAGCGTATGGAGTCGGTGCGATG GCCACTCTCTACAGAGGAGGATACAGCCGCTTCTCACCATATTAA
- the LOC132155319 gene encoding RNA binding protein fox-1 homolog 2-like isoform X2 codes for MTNKKMVSPYANGEGLSTLPYAGWKLSPMMSAMYAPELYAVPGFPYPTSAAAAAAASTAATLRGAHHLRGRGRPVYGAVRAAVPQPAIQAYPGIVFQDTLVSSRMPQSGYTAYRYTQPTAVASPTAAAAAAAAAYSDSYGRMYAADPYAAALAASPAAAAAAAYGVGAMATLYRGGYSRFSPY; via the exons ATGACCAATAAGAAGATGGTTAGCCCGTATGCTAACGGAGAAGGCCTCAGCACGCTGCCCTACG CGGGGTGGAAGTTGAGTCCTATGATGAGTGCGATGTACGCACCGGAGCTCTACGCAG TTCCAGGGTTTCCGTATCCCACCAGCGCCGCCGCAGCAGCCGCAGCATCCACCGCTGCGACCCTCAGAGGAGCGCATCACCTGCGGGGTCGAGGCCGGCCTGTGTACGGAGCGGTGCGCGCCGCGGTCCCTCAGCCGGCCATACAGGCCTACCCCGG AATAGTGTTTCAGGACACTCTGGTTAGTAGCAGAATGCCTCAG AGCGGCTACACTGCGTATCGTTACACTCAGCCGACGGCGGTAGCGAGTCCAACAGCAGCAGCGGCAGCGGCGGCGGCAGCCTACAGCGACAG CTACGGTCGCATGTACGCAGCAGATCCGTACGCGGCTGCGCTAGCGGCTTCTCCAGCGGCGGCGGCGGCAGCAGCGTATGGAGTCGGTGCGATG GCCACTCTCTACAGAGGAGGATACAGCCGCTTCTCACCATATTAA